A genome region from Eurosta solidaginis isolate ZX-2024a chromosome 2, ASM4086904v1, whole genome shotgun sequence includes the following:
- the LOC137241496 gene encoding uncharacterized protein: MQEQEKINWQPVWDSDPIPGDPSRFEVNPNPMAPMFPTEAKDNLGPCDAPNGLGIHNLFIQAKKLLPLPRIRSIVRRAANDPEVRAMMQFLNSNDYRQGVANLTQSREYIGLRDFACYKLNLDLKFCTDFVKDLLQLSELSKLKKNEGEIQQEGALEGEVGRRSGLSGLLEDICVILPQQKLRDLFETLKNSDWYLMRAVRTTKTYEYEAILKLYRQNPDYVYLKNAWSKIGMPLDELWNLLYIALGWSEERLREPLNF, translated from the exons ATGCAGGAACAAGAAAAAATCAATTGGCAGCCCGTTTGGGATAGCGATCCAATACCAGGTGATCCATCACGTTTTGAAGTGAATCCAAATCCAATGGCGCCTATGTTTCCCACAGAGGCAAAGG ATAATCTCGGTCCCTGCGATGCACCCAATGGCTTAGGCATACACAATCTTTTCATTCAAGCCAAGAAATTGCTGCCACTCCCACGAATTCGCAGCATTGTACGTAGAGCTGCCAACGATCCTGAAGTGCGCGCCATGATGCAATTTTTGAATTCGAATGATTATCGCCAGGGCGTTGCCAACTTGACTCAATCGCGCGAATATATTGGACTACGCGATTTCGCTTGTTATAAATTGAATTTGGATTTAAAATTCTGCACCGATTTTGTAAAAGATTTACTACAACTTTCTGAGCTATCCAAATTGAAAAAGAATGAGGGTGAAATACAGCAAGAAGGTGCATTGGAAGGAGAAGTAGGAAGACGCTCGGGCCTGAGTGGTCTTCTAGAGGATATATGCGTCATATTGCCTCAGCAAAAACTGCGTGACTTATTTGAAACTTTGAAAAATAGTGACTGGTATCTGATGCGCGCTGTACGTACAACAAAAACTTATGAATATGAAGCTATACTTAAGTTGTACCGTCAGAACCCAGATTATGTATATTTGAAAAATGCCTGGTCTAAGATAGGCATGCCTTTAGATGAGCTTTGGAATCTTTTATACATTGCTTTGGGTTGGAGCGAAGAGCGGTTGCGTGAACCGTTGAATTTCTAA